In Candidatus Kaelpia aquatica, the DNA window AGTTGTTTAATGTTTTCATAAAGATCATATATCGAATTCGCATCAGAGGAGATTCCCTCTATAACTAATTGTAAATTTTTCTCATAATCTACTCTTCTTAATAAAACATTATCCGGAACTATATCAACCAATCCTTTAAATAAATCTAAAAAAATAACATCCCGAGAATATTTTAAAAAAACTTGATTTATCCTTTTCCTTGTTTCTAAAGTTTTAACAGCAGGGCTTACGCTATCAATAAAACTCTTTAACCTGCCTAAATATACTTCCTCCCTTTTATACTCTAATCTCACAATCAGTATACAGATTAAAGCCGCTAATACAAAATAAATACCTGCTCTCTTCCTCTCTCTGTAAAGGCTTTTTTTAACAACCCGCTGAGCTATCCCAAGCGGGATTAAATCAAATTCCGGAACTTGGATAAAACTTAAACCTAATAGCTTAATTAGAGAGTAGATCTCTTCACTGTTTTCTCCAAAAAACTGAAAATCTTCTTCTTTGGAAATAAACTTTTCCTGATAAATAAATTCAACATCATCAAAAGGCAAAGATGCTCTTTCATCTTCCATAAAATTTATATGCCGAGGCCCAAGTATAGTAAGTGATTTTATGTCTTGATTTAACTTCTCCTTGTTAAATGCTGCAATGGAATTTGAAACTTCTTTCAACCATGGAGCCATGCCATTATCTTTTATAAAATAAAACCCCTTGTTGATTTCCCGGCAGAACAAAAGTTTACCGCCTCCTATTATGCACAAATTGCTGGATCTATTATCTATATCAATTAAAACTCTATCCTCATCTTTTCTTATCATTTTATAAAAACCGACAACACCCAAGCTATTTATTGTAATTTTGTTCGGCAATATAAAATGAGTAAGTTCAGATACGTACTTATTCAATGCTTCCTCCCCTACAACTGCAAGCATAACTTTTGTATATCCATTAGACATCTTAGACAAAATATTCGCTGAATGAAGGATGTTAAAATCCTTGTAAGGAAACTGCCTCAACGCCTGATATCTTGCCATTTGATTAATCTCTTCATCTTTTTGGGAGGGAAAAGAATGGTAACTGACAGAGACCTCTCTTCTGGGAATCACAAATATTATTGACTCCTCATTTTGATGTAATAACTTCTCTAATAACTTCCCATCCTTCTCTGTTATAGGGCGCTTAAATACTCCAAGTTTGGATAAAAAAAACTTACCTTCTTTAAGTAAGACTCTAGCAAATTTAATTTTTTCACTCTCTATTTCAAAGCTATACATTTACTTCTCCCAGAAATTCTCCTGCCAAGATAAAATATCAAAACTGCTGCCTTTCCTTTGCACTAAAGCCTGAGCACAGCGCTTAACTCCTCTCTCTGTCTGAGCTATTATATATATTCTAAAATATTGAGAGCTCACTTTAAAGTAATTTCTCAAAACATTCCATTGTTCTACTATGTCAGCACTTGCAATTTTCGGGAAAATTTCTGAAATACTATCACTGTCAGGTATACTATTAAAAACACCGTTATGTTGACGAAATTCCAAGATTTCTGAGACAAGAGAGTCGGGCAGCTCTAACTTTTTAAGGCATACTTCAGATACTGTATTAATATTTACTTCACTCCCTATAGTAGTAATTTGATTCTCCAGATCTTTTAAGTTAAAATCAGAAGGGCATCCTTTAATATATTTTATCTCGTATAAACTTCTGATATTGGAATTTCTGCAATTATATGTCAAAAAATTATAATAATTTTCCTGCTCTCCTCCGTAATAATAATTTTGAAAACTATCTTCATCTACCCAATCAATTATTGATTGAGCAAGCTTTGGAGGAAAAAGATTATTCAAGACATCTAAATTTTCTTCTCTGGCAATCTGATTAATATTTATCTTTCTCTCTTCGTCCTCAATTCTGATCTGAGATATACCGTATTCATTCTGAAATTCAATATTATCCTTGCTCCATTCTTCGCTTAAACCATCGATTCCAGAGTTATTCTCATAATCTAATCTCAGTAATTCCAGTGATTGCATAAAACCCCGCCAGATTAAATTTCGGGCATAGAAACGCTCCCTATAAAACCTAAAAGAACGCAATTCCATATAAGCCCTATAACTTATGCCAGCGGACATCAATACTGTTACAGCAATTACCCAGAGGATAAAGATAGATATTACACCATCTTTTTTAAATGCTTTTACCGGCTGGTATGTAGATAATTTTTTCAATTTCATTTTCATCTTTTACACACTTGATTTTTATCGCTTCTGGCAACTTACTGTCAGAATAAAACTGCTCGGTTAATAATTCTTTTTTATCTTCACTGTAAATTAACGCTGAGAACTCAAAATCTGCTTCATAAACAAGGATCTCTTTTTTGTAATCCTCGAATTCAGACTCTAATCGTTTATACAGCACTTTCTTCCCCGCTTCTTCTTTGACAAAATAACTGATCTTTAATATTGGCAGAAGATAGCTAGTCTCAACGCTTTCTGAAGGACGGATTATCCAAAAAGAAATTGTTTTATTTTCTGAATCAACTATAAAATTAGGTTCTTCGTTATAATCAAAAATACAAGCAGATCTTAAATCATTACTCAAAATTTCAAAAACATTTCTAATACCTGAAAAACGAACTGCAACTTCCTTACTTCTTACAGAAAGCCTGAAACTCAGCCAGATTAAAGAACTACTCAAGCTGAATATTAAAGAGACAATCACTACTGCCACAATAACTTCAACTAATGTAAATGATTTTTTACTTTTCGATGGAAACATTCCCTGCTCCGGCTAAGAGAGTAATTTTTTTAATCCCAAATTTTGACGACAACTTTATCTCCGCTTTATCTAAAACTAAAGAATCCGCATATAGACGCATCTCCCCGGTAGGAAACATATCAACGCTGGTTATTTCAGAATCAATTTCATAGATAGCAGGAATTAATAATTCCCCTGCTTTTTCATCCGATAGATATACTGACAACCCCTCCTGATTAATTTTAACTGTTACAACCTTAGCTTCCTGAATAGTTTTATTTTGAGAAAACTTAAAAACATCCAGTGTTTTAAAGCAAAAATTATCAAATTTCACCGCATTATATTTATTAGAAAAACCCGGCAAGATAATAACCGACAAAATTGATATTATGGCAATTACAATTAAAAGCTCAAGTAAAGTAAAAGATTTTTTAGCTGCCATTTTATTTAAAACCTAAAGAAGAGAGCTTTGAACAAATTTTCATATTCTTAACAACTGATACATCAATTATTTTTAAATCACCTAGCTGATCTTTATCCTCCTTAATCAACCAACTGAATTCACCATAAGTAGTATTTTTTTTGCCTTGATTTTCAAAATTATCTTCCAGTAGTAATTTATAATAAATAACATCTTCAGCTAGATAGTGACCATACAGAGACTCGTTTACCTTTCGAAACCCTCTTATTGAAGTCTGTAGGGAGACGAGCACAGCGCTCAAGAGAATAGAAAGTATTAAAGTTGCCAAAACAGCATCTAGGAGAAAATACCCCCGATTGCTAATTCTCAAACGTTATCTCTCCGGAATAAACAATATCATCACTCGAATCCTGAACATTCGCTCCTTGAGAAGAAATCATATAAGAACCTCCTTGATCAACTGACTCATACTGATAAGGATTACCCCAGGGATCAAGAATAGAGCTTCCTTTAACTCTTGCCCGCTTTATATAGGGCCCTTCCCAGAGATTTTTATATTCATCCACATCAAACCCCGAGGGTGCATCCAAACGCCATAAACACTCTAAAGAACCGGGATATCTGCCGATATCCAGTTCATACATATCAAGAGCTGTTGAAAGAGTACCATAAATTTCAGATTCTGCTCTTTTAATCCTCGCTTCTCCAGTCCTACCTGCTAAACGGGGCAAAACAGTTGCCGTTAAAATTCCTATAATTGTAATAACTACTAGCAGTTCAACTAAAGTAAAAGCATTTCTTTTCATATTCATTCCTCCTATTTTATAATCATATTAAGTTGAAAAATCGGCAATAAAACTGCAATTATTATAACACCTACAATGCACCCGACAAAGAGTATCAT includes these proteins:
- a CDS encoding type II secretion system protein GspK, with translation MKMKLKKLSTYQPVKAFKKDGVISIFILWVIAVTVLMSAGISYRAYMELRSFRFYRERFYARNLIWRGFMQSLELLRLDYENNSGIDGLSEEWSKDNIEFQNEYGISQIRIEDEERKININQIAREENLDVLNNLFPPKLAQSIIDWVDEDSFQNYYYGGEQENYYNFLTYNCRNSNIRSLYEIKYIKGCPSDFNLKDLENQITTIGSEVNINTVSEVCLKKLELPDSLVSEILEFRQHNGVFNSIPDSDSISEIFPKIASADIVEQWNVLRNYFKVSSQYFRIYIIAQTERGVKRCAQALVQRKGSSFDILSWQENFWEK
- a CDS encoding prepilin-type N-terminal cleavage/methylation domain-containing protein is translated as MFPSKSKKSFTLVEVIVAVVIVSLIFSLSSSLIWLSFRLSVRSKEVAVRFSGIRNVFEILSNDLRSACIFDYNEEPNFIVDSENKTISFWIIRPSESVETSYLLPILKISYFVKEEAGKKVLYKRLESEFEDYKKEILVYEADFEFSALIYSEDKKELLTEQFYSDSKLPEAIKIKCVKDENEIEKIIYIPAGKSI
- a CDS encoding prepilin-type N-terminal cleavage/methylation domain-containing protein translates to MAAKKSFTLLELLIVIAIISILSVIILPGFSNKYNAVKFDNFCFKTLDVFKFSQNKTIQEAKVVTVKINQEGLSVYLSDEKAGELLIPAIYEIDSEITSVDMFPTGEMRLYADSLVLDKAEIKLSSKFGIKKITLLAGAGNVSIEK
- the gspG gene encoding type II secretion system major pseudopilin GspG; translated protein: MKRNAFTLVELLVVITIIGILTATVLPRLAGRTGEARIKRAESEIYGTLSTALDMYELDIGRYPGSLECLWRLDAPSGFDVDEYKNLWEGPYIKRARVKGSSILDPWGNPYQYESVDQGGSYMISSQGANVQDSSDDIVYSGEITFEN